A DNA window from Hevea brasiliensis isolate MT/VB/25A 57/8 chromosome 2, ASM3005281v1, whole genome shotgun sequence contains the following coding sequences:
- the LOC110663789 gene encoding uncharacterized protein LOC110663789 — protein sequence MKYFAAITLHLQASSVIVFNGLNFSEWCEQVKFHLGVLELYLALLEDKPTAITDISNEQEKLYHKQWERSNRLSLMFMRMTIANKIKTTISQTENAKEYLNFVKERFRSIDKSLAGTVMAQLTTIKYNRLKSMHEHIIEMSDIAARLKTLGIAVDDSFLVQFILNSLPPEYGPFQTNYNTIKDK from the coding sequence atgaaATATTTTGCAGCTATTACTCTTCATTTGCAAGCTTCATCTGTTATTGTATTCAATGGGCTAAACTTCTCTGAATGGTGTGAGCAAGTCAAGTTCCATTTAGGTGTCTTGGAACTTTACTTAGCATTATTGGAAGACAAACCCACTGCTATTACAGATATAAGCAATGAACAAGAGAAGTTGTACCATAAGCAATGGGAACGGTCAAACAGATTAAGCCTTATGTTTATGCGAATGACTATTGCCAATAAGATCAAGACAACAATCTCACAAACTGAAAATGCAAAAGAATACCTTAATTTTGTGAAAGAACGGTTTCGTTCTATAGATAAGTCACTCGCTGGTACTGTAATGGCACAACTCACGACCATAAAGTATAATAGGTTGAAGAGTATGCATGAGCACATTATAGAGATGAGTGATATTGCAGCAAGGCTAAAGACCTTGGGGATAGCAGTGGATGATTCCTTCTTGGTGCAGTTCATTCTGAACTCGCTGCCTCCTGAATATGGGccatttcaaaccaattacaacaCTATTAAGGATAAGTGA